One part of the Bombus terrestris chromosome 13, iyBomTerr1.2, whole genome shotgun sequence genome encodes these proteins:
- the LOC100651416 gene encoding COMM domain-containing protein 7, producing MVKNITKILDISWRFGVTAASNESDNMGKSFLHLKLKLEENGKTRNVFVEMTISEFYKFLHDLEKAKCNLDLLL from the exons atggttaaaaatatcacaaaaatcCTTGACATTTCGTGGAGATTTGGTG taACTGCAGCGAGTAATGAATCTGACAACATGGGAAAATCATTCttgcatttaaaattaaaattagaagaaaatggCAAAACTAGGAATGTTTTTGTAGAAATGACAATcagtgaattttataaatttctacatGATCTAGAAAAAGCAAAATGTAATCTTGATTTGTTACTTTga
- the LOC100651219 gene encoding dual serine/threonine and tyrosine protein kinase isoform X3: MVSKLPQEFRRYLRNRNHLQHVLEETQRALQVINLENFFPQEDVVKELLPPLTLNRITRILANSPAIVVLGQDNKAKATIVNTLISTNILPVCNGLWRWIKLTYGQTNHISLTLGLEYEILENLQANEKPWTTLPIEDLTKSGSEDTIYPTVLEVQLNQPILKDGVQIFIAPNTGAVKVLEKELLSILPIFLYALGDQPLTEQNLKELRDLRETYPFNPVLFISSLGDILMTGIDAELTESEQHRLQNRLSSNDSTSSKTDGDIDFDGMNSLGLTWLDQLSNLGFLGMKESVEVDQLSWLGSGQCINSSDFLDSYKKTDRILYFIRGCLQTYLINASTYLNEVHTTSLRKFILSAFDMARIIQITPKRIQYAQQKENELYDNLMKIVHEKQQELTGIIQNIIQEMKNDVLSSSNDVCLYQNHFNNRERTEWSVTVKAAISEVQRIMLYCLGEKVAKQLVNSVNCLRESFFGTLQRCLLSLEKTYECDTCLLASDALKQILSAAYNIELHNSSPFSIYSFLERFNLIFMSSSLQWSSTHTLDVAWWKKVEIEILNSLSASKLAKMILMQFGDKLESSHDAFQAALRSIENYYSGELERTEEQRIAIRKYHAPRLAKLALESTSMIDLVRYGMPHYKEEIGRGQYGIVFACDGWGGTSGPCAVKSVVPSDESHWNDLAMEFYYSRSIPEHKRIVKLRGSVIDQSYGGGFGLGSAVLLISDRLSRDLYCGIRAGLSWLERIQIALDVLEGIRYLHSQGLVHRDIKLKNVLLDTENRAKLTDFGFCITEVMMLGSIVGTPVHMAPELLSGHYDSSVDVYAFGILFWYICAGHVRLPYAFEQFHNKELLWTSVRKGIRPERLPSFDNECWKLMEQCWSGEPSKRPLLGAVVPVLESIQQKAKAKEALQELSTEKSQASSSTDLKNPALALAEPYNQRDLKFLK; encoded by the exons ATGGTAAGCAAATTACCACAAGAGTTTAGAAGATATCTACGTAATAGAAATCACCTACAACATGTTCTTGAAGAAACTCAACGTGCTTTACAAGTTATTAATCTAGAAAATTTCTTTCCTCAag AAGATGTTGTGAAGGAATTACTACCCCCCTTAACATTAAACAGAATCACACGTATTTTAGCGAATTCTCCAGCTATTGTAGTTCTTGGACAAGATAACAAGGCAAAAGCAACAATAGTTAATACTTTAATATCTACCAACATCTTACCAGTATGTAATGGATTATGGCGGTGGATTAAACTTACTTATGGTCAAACAAACCACATTAGTCTCACATTAGGTCtagaatatgaaatacttgAAAATTTGCAAGCAAATGAAAAACCTTGGACTACACTACCAATCGAAGATCTAACAAAATCTGGAAGTGAAGATACAATTTATCCAACAGTACTTGAAGTCCAACTAAATCAACCTATATTAAAAGATggtgttcaaatatttattgctCCAAATACTGGGGCGGTAAAAGTTCTTGAAAAAGAGTTGTTATCTATTTtaccaatatttttatatgcgCTTGGTGATCAGCCTTTAACAGAACAAAATTTGAAAGAGCTAAGAGACCTAAGGGAGACTTACCCCTTTAATCCAGTGCTTTTTATATCATCTTTGGGAGATATCTTAATGACTGGCATTGATGCTGAATTGACTGAATCTGAACAACATAGACTTCAAAATCGACTAAGTTCTAATGATTCTACGTCAAGTAAAACTGATGGTGATATTGATTTTGATGGAATGAATTCACTTGGTTTAACATGGTTGGATCAGCTCTCAAATTTAGGTTTTCTTGGAATGAAAGAGTCTGTTGAAGTTGATCAATTATCTTGGCTGGGTAGTGGGCAATGTATTAACTCTAGTGACTTTCTTGACTCATACAAAAAAACAGAccgaattttatatttcattcgtgGATGTTTGCAAACATATCTTATTAATGCTAGCACTTATTTAAATGAAGTACATACAACGAGCCTAAGAAAGTTTATTTTAAGTGCCTTTGATATGGCACGTATAATTCAAATAACTCCTAAGAGAATACAGTATGCTCAACAGAAGGAAAATGAATTATATgacaatttaatgaaaattgttcATGAAAAACAACAAGAACTAACtggaataatacaaaatattattcaagAGATGAAAAATGATGTGTTATCATCTAGTAATGATGTATGTTTATATCAAAACCACTTCAATAATAGAGAGAGGACGGAATGGTCTGTAACCGTCAAAGCTGCAATTTCTGAAGTTCAGAGAATAATGCTTTACTGTTTAGGTGAAAAAGTTGCAAAGCAACTTGTAAATTCCGTTAACTGTTTACGTGAAAGTTTTTTTGGTACCTTACAGCGTTGTTTATTGAGTCTTGAAAAAACATACGAATGCGATACCTGTTTATTAGCTAGTGATGCTTTGAAACAAATACTTTCAGCTgcatataatattgaattacaTAATTCTTCACCATTTTcaatatattcatttttagaGAGATTCAATCTGATTTTTATGTCTTCATCTTTGCAATGGTCATCAACTCACACTCTAGATGTAGCTTGGTGGAAGAAAGTGGAAATTGAGATATTGAATTCATTATCAGCATCAAAGTTGGCTAAAATGATATTGATGCAATTTGGAGATAAACTTGAGTCCTCACATGACGCATTTCAGGCTGCTCTCAGatcaatagaaaattattattctgGGGAGTTAGAAAGGACTGAAGAACAAAGAATAGCTATTAGAAAATATCATGCTCCTAGATTAGCTAAATTAGCATTAGAATCCACATCAATGATAGATCTGGTTCGCTATGGAATGCCCCATTACAAAGAAGAAATTGGTCGTGGTCAGTATGGCATTGTATTTGCTTGTGATGGCTGGGGTGGCACATCTGGTCCTTGTGCAGTTAAGTCAGTTGTTCCTTCAGACGAAAGCCATTGGAACGATCTGGCTATGGAATTTTACTATAGTAGGTCCATTCCTGAACATAAAAGAATAGTGAAGCTTCGTGGATCAGTTATTGATCAATCTTATGGTGGAGGATTTGGTCTTGGATCTGCAGTTCTTTTAATATCGGATCGTTTAAGTCGTGATTTATATTGTGGAATACGCGCTGGTTTATCTTGGTTAGAACGCATACAAATAGCTCTAGACGTGTTGGAAGGAATACGCTATCTTCATTCTCAAGGACTTGTACACCgggatattaaattaaaaaatgttcttCTTGATACCGAAAATAGAGCGAAATTAACTGACTTTGGATTTTGCATCACTGAAGTTATGATGTTAGGGAGTATTGTTGGAACACCTGTTCATATGGCACCAGAGCTCCTCTCTGGTCATTATGATAGTAGCGTCGATGTATATgcatttggaattttattttggtaCATATGCGCGGGACATGTAAGATTACCATATGCTTTTGAACAATTCCATAATAAAGAACTATTATGGACCAGTGTGAGAAAAG GTATACGTCCAGAAAGATTACCTTCTTTTGACAATGAATGTTGGAAGTTAATGGAACAATGTTGGTCTGGAGAACCATCTAAACGTCCTTTACTTGGTGCTGTTGTACCAGTGTTAGAATCTATTCAacaaaaagcaaaagcaaaagaaGCCTTACAAGAACTTTCAACAGAGAAGTCACAAGCAAGTTCATCAACAGATTTAAAAAATCCTGCATTAGCATTAGCAGAACCTTATAATCAAAGAG atctcaaatttttaaaatag
- the LOC100651219 gene encoding dual serine/threonine and tyrosine protein kinase isoform X1, which yields MVSKLPQEFRRYLRNRNHLQHVLEETQRALQVINLENFFPQEDVVKELLPPLTLNRITRILANSPAIVVLGQDNKAKATIVNTLISTNILPVCNGLWRWIKLTYGQTNHISLTLGLEYEILENLQANEKPWTTLPIEDLTKSGSEDTIYPTVLEVQLNQPILKDGVQIFIAPNTGAVKVLEKELLSILPIFLYALGDQPLTEQNLKELRDLRETYPFNPVLFISSLGDILMTGIDAELTESEQHRLQNRLSSNDSTSSKTDGDIDFDGMNSLGLTWLDQLSNLGFLGMKESVEVDQLSWLGSGQCINSSDFLDSYKKTDRILYFIRGCLQTYLINASTYLNEVHTTSLRKFILSAFDMARIIQITPKRIQYAQQKENELYDNLMKIVHEKQQELTGIIQNIIQEMKNDVLSSSNDVCLYQNHFNNRERTEWSVTVKAAISEVQRIMLYCLGEKVAKQLVNSVNCLRESFFGTLQRCLLSLEKTYECDTCLLASDALKQILSAAYNIELHNSSPFSIYSFLERFNLIFMSSSLQWSSTHTLDVAWWKKVEIEILNSLSASKLAKMILMQFGDKLESSHDAFQAALRSIENYYSGELERTEEQRIAIRKYHAPRLAKLALESTSMIDLVRYGMPHYKEEIGRGQYGIVFACDGWGGTSGPCAVKSVVPSDESHWNDLAMEFYYSRSIPEHKRIVKLRGSVIDQSYGGGFGLGSAVLLISDRLSRDLYCGIRAGLSWLERIQIALDVLEGIRYLHSQGLVHRDIKLKNVLLDTENRAKLTDFGFCITEVMMLGSIVGTPVHMAPELLSGHYDSSVDVYAFGILFWYICAGHVRLPYAFEQFHNKELLWTSVRKGIRPERLPSFDNECWKLMEQCWSGEPSKRPLLGAVVPVLESIQQKAKAKEALQELSTEKSQASSSTDLKNPALALAEPYNQRGTVASPPPAKRRTMSIIKYHLFLTNLYIQMREL from the exons ATGGTAAGCAAATTACCACAAGAGTTTAGAAGATATCTACGTAATAGAAATCACCTACAACATGTTCTTGAAGAAACTCAACGTGCTTTACAAGTTATTAATCTAGAAAATTTCTTTCCTCAag AAGATGTTGTGAAGGAATTACTACCCCCCTTAACATTAAACAGAATCACACGTATTTTAGCGAATTCTCCAGCTATTGTAGTTCTTGGACAAGATAACAAGGCAAAAGCAACAATAGTTAATACTTTAATATCTACCAACATCTTACCAGTATGTAATGGATTATGGCGGTGGATTAAACTTACTTATGGTCAAACAAACCACATTAGTCTCACATTAGGTCtagaatatgaaatacttgAAAATTTGCAAGCAAATGAAAAACCTTGGACTACACTACCAATCGAAGATCTAACAAAATCTGGAAGTGAAGATACAATTTATCCAACAGTACTTGAAGTCCAACTAAATCAACCTATATTAAAAGATggtgttcaaatatttattgctCCAAATACTGGGGCGGTAAAAGTTCTTGAAAAAGAGTTGTTATCTATTTtaccaatatttttatatgcgCTTGGTGATCAGCCTTTAACAGAACAAAATTTGAAAGAGCTAAGAGACCTAAGGGAGACTTACCCCTTTAATCCAGTGCTTTTTATATCATCTTTGGGAGATATCTTAATGACTGGCATTGATGCTGAATTGACTGAATCTGAACAACATAGACTTCAAAATCGACTAAGTTCTAATGATTCTACGTCAAGTAAAACTGATGGTGATATTGATTTTGATGGAATGAATTCACTTGGTTTAACATGGTTGGATCAGCTCTCAAATTTAGGTTTTCTTGGAATGAAAGAGTCTGTTGAAGTTGATCAATTATCTTGGCTGGGTAGTGGGCAATGTATTAACTCTAGTGACTTTCTTGACTCATACAAAAAAACAGAccgaattttatatttcattcgtgGATGTTTGCAAACATATCTTATTAATGCTAGCACTTATTTAAATGAAGTACATACAACGAGCCTAAGAAAGTTTATTTTAAGTGCCTTTGATATGGCACGTATAATTCAAATAACTCCTAAGAGAATACAGTATGCTCAACAGAAGGAAAATGAATTATATgacaatttaatgaaaattgttcATGAAAAACAACAAGAACTAACtggaataatacaaaatattattcaagAGATGAAAAATGATGTGTTATCATCTAGTAATGATGTATGTTTATATCAAAACCACTTCAATAATAGAGAGAGGACGGAATGGTCTGTAACCGTCAAAGCTGCAATTTCTGAAGTTCAGAGAATAATGCTTTACTGTTTAGGTGAAAAAGTTGCAAAGCAACTTGTAAATTCCGTTAACTGTTTACGTGAAAGTTTTTTTGGTACCTTACAGCGTTGTTTATTGAGTCTTGAAAAAACATACGAATGCGATACCTGTTTATTAGCTAGTGATGCTTTGAAACAAATACTTTCAGCTgcatataatattgaattacaTAATTCTTCACCATTTTcaatatattcatttttagaGAGATTCAATCTGATTTTTATGTCTTCATCTTTGCAATGGTCATCAACTCACACTCTAGATGTAGCTTGGTGGAAGAAAGTGGAAATTGAGATATTGAATTCATTATCAGCATCAAAGTTGGCTAAAATGATATTGATGCAATTTGGAGATAAACTTGAGTCCTCACATGACGCATTTCAGGCTGCTCTCAGatcaatagaaaattattattctgGGGAGTTAGAAAGGACTGAAGAACAAAGAATAGCTATTAGAAAATATCATGCTCCTAGATTAGCTAAATTAGCATTAGAATCCACATCAATGATAGATCTGGTTCGCTATGGAATGCCCCATTACAAAGAAGAAATTGGTCGTGGTCAGTATGGCATTGTATTTGCTTGTGATGGCTGGGGTGGCACATCTGGTCCTTGTGCAGTTAAGTCAGTTGTTCCTTCAGACGAAAGCCATTGGAACGATCTGGCTATGGAATTTTACTATAGTAGGTCCATTCCTGAACATAAAAGAATAGTGAAGCTTCGTGGATCAGTTATTGATCAATCTTATGGTGGAGGATTTGGTCTTGGATCTGCAGTTCTTTTAATATCGGATCGTTTAAGTCGTGATTTATATTGTGGAATACGCGCTGGTTTATCTTGGTTAGAACGCATACAAATAGCTCTAGACGTGTTGGAAGGAATACGCTATCTTCATTCTCAAGGACTTGTACACCgggatattaaattaaaaaatgttcttCTTGATACCGAAAATAGAGCGAAATTAACTGACTTTGGATTTTGCATCACTGAAGTTATGATGTTAGGGAGTATTGTTGGAACACCTGTTCATATGGCACCAGAGCTCCTCTCTGGTCATTATGATAGTAGCGTCGATGTATATgcatttggaattttattttggtaCATATGCGCGGGACATGTAAGATTACCATATGCTTTTGAACAATTCCATAATAAAGAACTATTATGGACCAGTGTGAGAAAAG GTATACGTCCAGAAAGATTACCTTCTTTTGACAATGAATGTTGGAAGTTAATGGAACAATGTTGGTCTGGAGAACCATCTAAACGTCCTTTACTTGGTGCTGTTGTACCAGTGTTAGAATCTATTCAacaaaaagcaaaagcaaaagaaGCCTTACAAGAACTTTCAACAGAGAAGTCACAAGCAAGTTCATCAACAGATTTAAAAAATCCTGCATTAGCATTAGCAGAACCTTATAATCAAAGAGGTACTGTAGCTAGTCCTCCTCCTGCAAAACGTAGGACAATGAGCATTATAAAATATCATCTTTTTCTGACCAACTTATACATTCAAATGCGGGAACTATAA
- the LOC100651219 gene encoding dual serine/threonine and tyrosine protein kinase isoform X2, whose protein sequence is MVSKLPQEFRRYLRNRNHLQHVLEETQRALQVINLENFFPQDVVKELLPPLTLNRITRILANSPAIVVLGQDNKAKATIVNTLISTNILPVCNGLWRWIKLTYGQTNHISLTLGLEYEILENLQANEKPWTTLPIEDLTKSGSEDTIYPTVLEVQLNQPILKDGVQIFIAPNTGAVKVLEKELLSILPIFLYALGDQPLTEQNLKELRDLRETYPFNPVLFISSLGDILMTGIDAELTESEQHRLQNRLSSNDSTSSKTDGDIDFDGMNSLGLTWLDQLSNLGFLGMKESVEVDQLSWLGSGQCINSSDFLDSYKKTDRILYFIRGCLQTYLINASTYLNEVHTTSLRKFILSAFDMARIIQITPKRIQYAQQKENELYDNLMKIVHEKQQELTGIIQNIIQEMKNDVLSSSNDVCLYQNHFNNRERTEWSVTVKAAISEVQRIMLYCLGEKVAKQLVNSVNCLRESFFGTLQRCLLSLEKTYECDTCLLASDALKQILSAAYNIELHNSSPFSIYSFLERFNLIFMSSSLQWSSTHTLDVAWWKKVEIEILNSLSASKLAKMILMQFGDKLESSHDAFQAALRSIENYYSGELERTEEQRIAIRKYHAPRLAKLALESTSMIDLVRYGMPHYKEEIGRGQYGIVFACDGWGGTSGPCAVKSVVPSDESHWNDLAMEFYYSRSIPEHKRIVKLRGSVIDQSYGGGFGLGSAVLLISDRLSRDLYCGIRAGLSWLERIQIALDVLEGIRYLHSQGLVHRDIKLKNVLLDTENRAKLTDFGFCITEVMMLGSIVGTPVHMAPELLSGHYDSSVDVYAFGILFWYICAGHVRLPYAFEQFHNKELLWTSVRKGIRPERLPSFDNECWKLMEQCWSGEPSKRPLLGAVVPVLESIQQKAKAKEALQELSTEKSQASSSTDLKNPALALAEPYNQRGTVASPPPAKRRTMSIIKYHLFLTNLYIQMREL, encoded by the exons ATGGTAAGCAAATTACCACAAGAGTTTAGAAGATATCTACGTAATAGAAATCACCTACAACATGTTCTTGAAGAAACTCAACGTGCTTTACAAGTTATTAATCTAGAAAATTTCTTTCCTCAag ATGTTGTGAAGGAATTACTACCCCCCTTAACATTAAACAGAATCACACGTATTTTAGCGAATTCTCCAGCTATTGTAGTTCTTGGACAAGATAACAAGGCAAAAGCAACAATAGTTAATACTTTAATATCTACCAACATCTTACCAGTATGTAATGGATTATGGCGGTGGATTAAACTTACTTATGGTCAAACAAACCACATTAGTCTCACATTAGGTCtagaatatgaaatacttgAAAATTTGCAAGCAAATGAAAAACCTTGGACTACACTACCAATCGAAGATCTAACAAAATCTGGAAGTGAAGATACAATTTATCCAACAGTACTTGAAGTCCAACTAAATCAACCTATATTAAAAGATggtgttcaaatatttattgctCCAAATACTGGGGCGGTAAAAGTTCTTGAAAAAGAGTTGTTATCTATTTtaccaatatttttatatgcgCTTGGTGATCAGCCTTTAACAGAACAAAATTTGAAAGAGCTAAGAGACCTAAGGGAGACTTACCCCTTTAATCCAGTGCTTTTTATATCATCTTTGGGAGATATCTTAATGACTGGCATTGATGCTGAATTGACTGAATCTGAACAACATAGACTTCAAAATCGACTAAGTTCTAATGATTCTACGTCAAGTAAAACTGATGGTGATATTGATTTTGATGGAATGAATTCACTTGGTTTAACATGGTTGGATCAGCTCTCAAATTTAGGTTTTCTTGGAATGAAAGAGTCTGTTGAAGTTGATCAATTATCTTGGCTGGGTAGTGGGCAATGTATTAACTCTAGTGACTTTCTTGACTCATACAAAAAAACAGAccgaattttatatttcattcgtgGATGTTTGCAAACATATCTTATTAATGCTAGCACTTATTTAAATGAAGTACATACAACGAGCCTAAGAAAGTTTATTTTAAGTGCCTTTGATATGGCACGTATAATTCAAATAACTCCTAAGAGAATACAGTATGCTCAACAGAAGGAAAATGAATTATATgacaatttaatgaaaattgttcATGAAAAACAACAAGAACTAACtggaataatacaaaatattattcaagAGATGAAAAATGATGTGTTATCATCTAGTAATGATGTATGTTTATATCAAAACCACTTCAATAATAGAGAGAGGACGGAATGGTCTGTAACCGTCAAAGCTGCAATTTCTGAAGTTCAGAGAATAATGCTTTACTGTTTAGGTGAAAAAGTTGCAAAGCAACTTGTAAATTCCGTTAACTGTTTACGTGAAAGTTTTTTTGGTACCTTACAGCGTTGTTTATTGAGTCTTGAAAAAACATACGAATGCGATACCTGTTTATTAGCTAGTGATGCTTTGAAACAAATACTTTCAGCTgcatataatattgaattacaTAATTCTTCACCATTTTcaatatattcatttttagaGAGATTCAATCTGATTTTTATGTCTTCATCTTTGCAATGGTCATCAACTCACACTCTAGATGTAGCTTGGTGGAAGAAAGTGGAAATTGAGATATTGAATTCATTATCAGCATCAAAGTTGGCTAAAATGATATTGATGCAATTTGGAGATAAACTTGAGTCCTCACATGACGCATTTCAGGCTGCTCTCAGatcaatagaaaattattattctgGGGAGTTAGAAAGGACTGAAGAACAAAGAATAGCTATTAGAAAATATCATGCTCCTAGATTAGCTAAATTAGCATTAGAATCCACATCAATGATAGATCTGGTTCGCTATGGAATGCCCCATTACAAAGAAGAAATTGGTCGTGGTCAGTATGGCATTGTATTTGCTTGTGATGGCTGGGGTGGCACATCTGGTCCTTGTGCAGTTAAGTCAGTTGTTCCTTCAGACGAAAGCCATTGGAACGATCTGGCTATGGAATTTTACTATAGTAGGTCCATTCCTGAACATAAAAGAATAGTGAAGCTTCGTGGATCAGTTATTGATCAATCTTATGGTGGAGGATTTGGTCTTGGATCTGCAGTTCTTTTAATATCGGATCGTTTAAGTCGTGATTTATATTGTGGAATACGCGCTGGTTTATCTTGGTTAGAACGCATACAAATAGCTCTAGACGTGTTGGAAGGAATACGCTATCTTCATTCTCAAGGACTTGTACACCgggatattaaattaaaaaatgttcttCTTGATACCGAAAATAGAGCGAAATTAACTGACTTTGGATTTTGCATCACTGAAGTTATGATGTTAGGGAGTATTGTTGGAACACCTGTTCATATGGCACCAGAGCTCCTCTCTGGTCATTATGATAGTAGCGTCGATGTATATgcatttggaattttattttggtaCATATGCGCGGGACATGTAAGATTACCATATGCTTTTGAACAATTCCATAATAAAGAACTATTATGGACCAGTGTGAGAAAAG GTATACGTCCAGAAAGATTACCTTCTTTTGACAATGAATGTTGGAAGTTAATGGAACAATGTTGGTCTGGAGAACCATCTAAACGTCCTTTACTTGGTGCTGTTGTACCAGTGTTAGAATCTATTCAacaaaaagcaaaagcaaaagaaGCCTTACAAGAACTTTCAACAGAGAAGTCACAAGCAAGTTCATCAACAGATTTAAAAAATCCTGCATTAGCATTAGCAGAACCTTATAATCAAAGAGGTACTGTAGCTAGTCCTCCTCCTGCAAAACGTAGGACAATGAGCATTATAAAATATCATCTTTTTCTGACCAACTTATACATTCAAATGCGGGAACTATAA